Proteins from one Procambarus clarkii isolate CNS0578487 chromosome 72, FALCON_Pclarkii_2.0, whole genome shotgun sequence genomic window:
- the LOC123773738 gene encoding putative RNA-binding protein Luc7-like 2 isoform X5, which produces MSAHDQMRAMLDQLMGTSRNGDDTRYRLKFSDPKVCKSFLLTCCPHEILSSTRMDLGECPKVHDLALRADYEQASAQKDYFYDIDAMEHLQSFITDCDRRTESAKKRLAETQEELSAEVAAKANKVHDLAEQIGKKLAKAEGLGADGMVEESMKLMEEVEDLRKRKAAAEQEYRNSMPASSYQQQKLRVCEVCSAYLGIHDNDRRLADHFGGKLHLGFIKIREKLEELKKTVESRREKRREERELERNARFGEIADYDVTRDHDRDRERYRESDRDRRERYREGDRERRRRRSRSRTRSRERRRRRSRSRERYYRSHSRSRSRDRRRHSRSKERSRRTRRSRSRERHTRSRDRSPSRERASKDRTSKDRTSKDRASKDRTSKECVSRDTEDNRKPQDHVPAEVPDRRDGSPENGEITDDRSRDGME; this is translated from the exons GTGATGACACCAGGTACCGGCTAAAGTTCTCCGACCCTAAAGTATGCAAGAGTTTCCTGCTTACTTGCTGTCCTCATGAAATTCTGTCCTCAACG CGTATGGACTTGGGCGAGTGTCCCAAGGTACATGACCTTGCACTTCGAGCTGATTATGAACAGGCTTCAGCTCAGAAAGATTACTTCTATGACATTGAT GCTATGGAACATCTACAATCATTCATCACAGATTGTGACAGGCGAACAGAATCTGCCAAAAAGCGATTGGCAGAGACTCAGGAGGAATTAAGTGCAGAAGTTGCAGCAAAAGCTAATAAAGTCCATGACCTGGCTGAACAGATTGGAAAGAAGTTGGCAAAAGCTGAAGGTCTTGGTGCCGATGGAATGGTTGAG GAAAGTATGAAACTCATGGAAGAAGTGGAAGACCTACGTAAGCGGAAAGCTGCTGCAGAGCAAGAGTATCGCAATTCTATGCCTGCTTCAAgttaccaacaacagaagttgcgcGTCTGTGAAGTGTGTTCAGCATATTTGGGTATCCATGACAATGACAGACGTTTAGCTGACCACTTTGGTGGGAAGCTTCATTTGGGATTTATTAAGATTAGAGAAAAGCTTGAGGAATTGAAG AAAACAGTAGAAAGCCGAAGAGAGAAACGTCGTGAAGAAAGGGAACTAGAAAGAAATGCTCGATTTGGTGAAATTGCTGATTACGACGTTACAAG GGATCACGACCGTGATCGAGAGCGTTATCGTGAGAGTGACCGCGACAGGAGAGAGAGGTATCGGGAGGGTGACAGAGAGAGGCGTCGACGGAGGTCAAGGTCTCGAACACGATCTCGTGAAAGGCGCCGTCGTCGCTCCAGATCCCGTGAGCGTTACTATAGATCCCACTCAAGATCAAGGTCCCGAGACCGCAG GCGTCATTCAAGAAGCAAGGAAAGGTCAAGACGAACTAGAAGGTCTAGGTCGAGAGAGCGTCATACTCGTTCACGTGACAGGTCACCGTCGAGAGAGCGAGCATCAAAAGACAGAACTTCTAAGGACAGAACATCAAAAGACAGAGCATCAAAAGACAGAACTTCTAAAGAGTGTGTGTCACGGGATACAGAAGACAACAGAAAGCCACAGGATCACGTACCGGCAGAAGTACCAGAtaggag
- the LOC123773738 gene encoding putative RNA-binding protein Luc7-like 2 isoform X6: MDLGECPKVHDLALRADYEQASAQKDYFYDIDAMEHLQSFITDCDRRTESAKKRLAETQEELSAEVAAKANKVHDLAEQIGKKLAKAEGLGADGMVEESMKLMEEVEDLRKRKAAAEQEYRNSMPASSYQQQKLRVCEVCSAYLGIHDNDRRLADHFGGKLHLGFIKIREKLEELKKTVESRREKRREERELERNARFGEIADYDVTRDHDRDRERYRESDRDRRERYREGDRERRRRRSRSRTRSRERRRRRSRSRERYYRSHSRSRSRDRRRHSRSKERSRRTRRSRSRERHTRSRDRSPSRERASKDRTSKDRTSKDRASKDRTSKECVSRDTEDNRKPQDHVPAEVPDRRDGSPENGEITDDRSRDGME; this comes from the exons ATGGACTTGGGCGAGTGTCCCAAGGTACATGACCTTGCACTTCGAGCTGATTATGAACAGGCTTCAGCTCAGAAAGATTACTTCTATGACATTGAT GCTATGGAACATCTACAATCATTCATCACAGATTGTGACAGGCGAACAGAATCTGCCAAAAAGCGATTGGCAGAGACTCAGGAGGAATTAAGTGCAGAAGTTGCAGCAAAAGCTAATAAAGTCCATGACCTGGCTGAACAGATTGGAAAGAAGTTGGCAAAAGCTGAAGGTCTTGGTGCCGATGGAATGGTTGAG GAAAGTATGAAACTCATGGAAGAAGTGGAAGACCTACGTAAGCGGAAAGCTGCTGCAGAGCAAGAGTATCGCAATTCTATGCCTGCTTCAAgttaccaacaacagaagttgcgcGTCTGTGAAGTGTGTTCAGCATATTTGGGTATCCATGACAATGACAGACGTTTAGCTGACCACTTTGGTGGGAAGCTTCATTTGGGATTTATTAAGATTAGAGAAAAGCTTGAGGAATTGAAG AAAACAGTAGAAAGCCGAAGAGAGAAACGTCGTGAAGAAAGGGAACTAGAAAGAAATGCTCGATTTGGTGAAATTGCTGATTACGACGTTACAAG GGATCACGACCGTGATCGAGAGCGTTATCGTGAGAGTGACCGCGACAGGAGAGAGAGGTATCGGGAGGGTGACAGAGAGAGGCGTCGACGGAGGTCAAGGTCTCGAACACGATCTCGTGAAAGGCGCCGTCGTCGCTCCAGATCCCGTGAGCGTTACTATAGATCCCACTCAAGATCAAGGTCCCGAGACCGCAG GCGTCATTCAAGAAGCAAGGAAAGGTCAAGACGAACTAGAAGGTCTAGGTCGAGAGAGCGTCATACTCGTTCACGTGACAGGTCACCGTCGAGAGAGCGAGCATCAAAAGACAGAACTTCTAAGGACAGAACATCAAAAGACAGAGCATCAAAAGACAGAACTTCTAAAGAGTGTGTGTCACGGGATACAGAAGACAACAGAAAGCCACAGGATCACGTACCGGCAGAAGTACCAGAtaggag